A window of the Phragmites australis chromosome 20, lpPhrAust1.1, whole genome shotgun sequence genome harbors these coding sequences:
- the LOC133901626 gene encoding uncharacterized protein LOC133901626 yields the protein MEQKQERDRRRTLLLVNLASIMERADEALLPAVYREVGAALHATPTGLGALTLCRSVVQAACYPLAAYAAARHNRAHVIAVGAFLWAAATFLVGISDTFLQVAISRGLNGIGLALVVPSIQSLVADSTDDGTRGSAFGWLQLASSLGLISGGFVGLLLAQTTVLGIAGWRIAFHLVAAISVAVGALNWFLSVDPHFPTGGSDAAAGCQRDDKQPATAREVVAEIIEEAKFVVRIPTFQIFVAQGVSGTFPWSALSFASMWLELIGFSHGDTAVLMTIFWVASSLGGLLGGKMGDLLAVRYPDAGRIVLSQISAGSAVPLAAVLLLGLPDDPSKGVVYGIVLFIMGVFISWNGPATNFPIFAEIVPEKSRTSIYALDRSFESVLSSFAPPIVGLLAQRVYGYRPPDDKASSVQLDRENAASLAKALYTAIAIPFVVCTSIYSFLYCSYPRDRERARMQSLIESELQQMEHESSCLEDGDGRRPKVFGSANDGERATIGVTYDHKELPEAEKDTARLLANRES from the exons ATGGAGCAGAAACAGGAGCGGGACCGGCGGCGGACGCTGCTTCTGGTGAACCTGGCGTCCATCATGGAGCGCGCCGATGAGGCGCTGCTCCCCGCGGTGTACCGGGAGGTCGGCGCCGCGCTGCACGCCACCCCCACGGGTCTCGGCGCGCTCACGCTGTGCCGCTCCGTCGTGCAGGCAGCATGCTACCCGCTGGCCGCATACGCCGCTGCGCGGCACAACCGCGCCCACGTCATCGCCGTCGGAGCCTTCCTGTGGGCCGCCGCCACCTTCCTCGTCGGCATATCCGACACCTTCCTCCAG GTAGCAATCTCTCGCGGCCTGAACGGAATCGGGCTAGCGCTGGTGGTGCCATCGATCCAGTCCCTGGTCGCTGACTCCACCGACGACGGCACGCGCGGCTCGGCGTTCGGCTGGCTGCAGCTCGCTAGCAGCCTGGGGCTCATTTCCGGTGGCTTCGTCGGCCTGCTGCTGGCGCAGACCACGGTCCTCGGCATCGCGGGCTGGCGCATCGCCTTCCACCTCGTGGCGGCCATCAGCGTCGCCGTCGGGGCGCTAAACTGGTTCCTCTCCGTGGACCCCCATTTCCCGACAGGCGGGagcgacgccgccgccggctgccaGCGCGACGACAAGCAGCCTGCCACCGCGCGGGAGGTGGTCGCGGAGATTATCGAGGAGGCCAAATTCGTGGTGCGGATCCCGACGTTCCAGATCTTCGTCGCGCAGGGGGTCAGCGGCACGTTCCCGTGGTCTGCGCTCTCGTTCGCGTCCATGTGGCTGGAGCTCATCGGGTTCAGCCACGGCGATACCGCCGTGCTGATGACCATCTTCTGGGTGGCCAGCTCCCTCGGCGGCCTTCTCGGGGGCAAGATGGGCGACCTCCTCGCCGTGCGGTACCCGGACGCCGGCAGGATCGTGCTGTCGCAGATCAGCGCCGGCTCGGCTGTGCCCTTGGCCGCCgtgctgctgctgggtctccCCGACGACCCGTCCAAAGGCGTCGTCTATGGCATTGTTCTGTTCATCATGGGCGTCTTCATCTCCTGGAACGGTCCCGCCACAAACTT CCCAATATTTGCAGAGATCGTCCCGGAGAAGTCAAGAACGAGCATCTACGCCCTGGACCGGTCCTTCGAGTCGGTGTTGTCGTCGTTCGCGCCACCGATCGTCGGCCTCCTGGCTCAGCGCGTGTACGGCTACCGGCCGCCGGACGACAAGGCGTCGAGCGTCCAGCTAGACAGGGAGAACGCCGCCTCCCTGGCCAAGGCGCTGTACACGGCCATTGCGATCCCATTCGTCGTTTGCACCTCCATATACTCGTTCCTGTACTGCAGCTACCCCCGGGACAGGGAGCGCGCGCGGATGCAGTCCCTGATCGAGTCGGAGTTGCAGCAGATGGAGCACGAGAGCTCTTGTTTGGAAGACGGCGATGGACGACGGCCCAAGGTTTTCGGCTCGGCGAATGACGGCGAAAGAGCTACAATTGGTGTTACCTATGACCATAAGGAGTTGCCCGAGGCTGAGAAGGATACTGCGAGGTTGTTAGCGAACCGGGAATCGTGA